In Mixophyes fleayi isolate aMixFle1 chromosome 4, aMixFle1.hap1, whole genome shotgun sequence, the following proteins share a genomic window:
- the SERPINE1 gene encoding plasminogen activator inhibitor 1: MICNMRLVVLALFSWTVAAIRPMSLPQIAHKDVSFGVRLFQEVLREHKEKNLGFSPYGASSALNILQSGSAGNTLEQLRQTLNYGYSERTVNALLRRLRESISGDTSSIHIADGLFVQRDLGLTPGFLQRFHATFKRYVTQVNFTEPSQARDILNQWVENQTDGMIKDLLGSNSIPPLTRLVLLSAVHFNGKWVIPFPEKATHKRPFYRSDGSQVQAQMMANTAKYNYSEFETPEGEFYDVIELPYEGEEFSMLIAAPYEKGVPLSTITDILTPELILQWKASMKRSTRLLVLPKFSVVSEVNLKSPLERLGVTDIFSEEKADFSRLSYEKSLYVSEAFQKIKVEVTESGTRAAAATAAIFLARMSPLEVIMDRPFFYLIRHNPTGSLLFMGQVMEP; encoded by the exons ATGATCTGCAACATGAG gCTGGTAGTATTGGCTCTGTTCTCATGGACAGTGGCAGCCATCCGCCCAATGTCCCTTCCCCAAATTGCCCACAAAGATGTCAGCTTCGGGGTGCGTCTGTTCCAGGAGGTCCTACGGGAACACAAAGAAAAGAATTTGGGATTCTCACCCTATGGGGCTTCCTCTGCTCTGAACATACTACAGTCCGGGTCAGCGGGAAACACATTGGAACAATTACGTCAAACGCTGAATTACGGATATTCTG AGCGGACGGTTAATGCATTGCTCCGGAGACTGAGAGAATCGATTTCTGGTGACACATCATCAATACACATAGCAGATGGACTATTTGTGCAACGGGACCTTGGTCTGACCCCAGGCTTCCTGCAAAGATTTCATGCTACCTTCAAGCGATATGTGACCCAAGTCAACTTCACCGAGCCATCACAGGCCAGGGACATCCTTAACCAATGGGTGGAGAACCAAACAGATG GAATGATCAAGGACTTATTGGGAAGTAATTCCATTCCACCACTGACCCGACTGGTTCTACTTAGCGCTGTGCATTTTAATGGAAAATGGGTCATCCCATTCCCAGAGAAAGCCACTCACAAGAGGCCATTTTACCGATCAGATGGGTCTCAGGTGCAAGCACAAATGATGGCTAACACCGCCAAGTACAACTACA GTGAATTTGAAACCCCAGAGGGAGAGTTTTATGATGTCATTGAGCTGCCGTATGAAGGAGAGGAATTCAGCATGCTGATAGCTGCTCCATATGAGAAAGGGGTGCCCTTGTCCACCATCACTGACATCCTGACTCCCGAGCTCATCCTACAATGGAAAGCCAGCATGAAACGATCAACGCGCCTCCTTGTTTTGCCCAA GTTCTCTGTGGTGAGTGAAGTGAATCTAAAGAGTCCACTTGAGCGTCTTGGTGTCACAGACATTTTCTCTGAAGAAAAAGCAGACTTCAGCCGGCTATCAT ATGAAAAGTCGTTGTATGTATCTGAAGCATTCCAAAAAATCAAGGTCGAGGTAACAGAAAGTGGAACAAGAGCGGCTGCTGCAACAG CTGCAATTTTCCTGGCCCGAATGTCCCCTCTCGAGGTCATCATGGATCGTCCATTTTTTTACCTCATCAGACACAATCCGACAG GTTCATTGCTGTTTATGGGACAAGTCATGGAGCCCTGA